The following DNA comes from Hahella chejuensis KCTC 2396.
ACCTTAACGTTAAAGTGACTCGCGCCAAACTGGAAAGCCTGGTGGAAGAACTGGTTGAACGTAGCCTTGAGCCATGCCGCATTGCATTGAAAGATTCTGGCTGTAGCTCTTCAGAAATCGACGAAGTGATTCTGGTTGGCGGTCAGACTCGTATGCCGCTGGTGCAGAGCAAAGTAGCTGACTTCTTTGGTAAAGAAGCGCGCAAAGACGTTAACCCTGATGAAGCGGTCGCTATCGGCGCGGCGATCCAGGGCGCGGTATTGTCCGGCGACGTGAAAGACGTACTGCTTCTGGACGTGACTCCGTTGTCTTTGAGCATTGAAACCATGGGCGGCGTTTCTACGCCGATCATCGAAAAGAACACGACTATCCCGACCAAGAAGTCGCAAGTGTTCTCAACTGCCGAAGATAATCAGACTGCCGTGACTATCCATGTTCTGCAGGGCGAGCGTAAGCAGGCTCAAATGAACAAGTCATTAGGTCGTTTTGACTTGACTGGACTGCCTCCGGCGCCTCGCGGCGTACCTCAGGTTGAGGTGACGTTCGATATTGACGCTAACGGTATCATGCACGTATCTGCAAAGGATAAGGCGACTGGTAAAGAGCAATCTATCGTAATCAAAGCCTCTTCTGGTTTGAGTGAGGACGAAATCGATAAGATGGTGCAGGATGCGGAAGCGCATGCAGCGGAAGATAAGAAGTTTGAAGAGTTGGCGGCTTCGCGTAATCAGGCTGACGCTTTGGTTCACGCTACTCAGAAAACGCTTAAAGATGCTGGCGATAAAGTGACTGCAGAGGAAAAAGTAGCTATTGAAGCGGCTATCAAAGAGCTGGAAGAAGCGATCAAAGGCGACGATAAAGAAGCCATTGAAAGCAGAATGCAGAAACTGAGCGAAGCGTCGTCTTCCATGGCGCAGAAAATGTACGCTGAGCAGGCCGCCCAGCAAGGCGGAGACGCTGGCGCTCAAGCTGAAGACGCTGCCGGCAAGCCTGCAGATGATGCGGTCGACGCCGAATTTGAAGAAGTTAAGGACGGCGATAAGAAATAGCCCGGTTCCTTACATGCTTGAGGCAGTGCGGAATTTAACCGCACTGCCTTATTGTGTTTAGGTTATAATCCGGTTTTTTGCAGTTGGCGCATAAGATTAAGTTATGGCAAAACGCGATTATTACGAAGTGTTGGGCGTTTCGCGGGACGTAGACGGTAAGGAAGTCAAAAAAGCATACCGACGTTTGGCGATGAAATATCACCCGGACAGAAACCCCGGAGACGCTTCGGCTGAAGAGATGTTCAAAGAGGCCACTGAAGCTTACGATGTGCTCTCCGATGACCAGAAAAGAGCGGCCTATGACCAGTTCGGTCACGCCGGTGTAGATGGCAACGCAGGAGCTGGCGGCTTCGGTGGCGGAGCCAGTTTCAGTGATATATTCGGCGACGTATTCGGCGATATATTCGGCGGAGGCGGTGGCGGCCGAACTCGGGCCAACCGCGGTTCTGATTTAAGATACACCTTAGACCTTGACTTGGAAGAAGCGGTTCGCGGCACAACCGTGAAAATTCGCGTGCCTTCTCAAGTTGAATGTAAAAGCTGTAGCGGCAGTGGTGCGGAAAAGGGCACTCAGCCGGAAACCTGCGGCACCTGTAATGGCGCCGGCCAGGTTCGTATGCAGCAAGGCTTTTTCTCTATCCAGCAAACCTGTCCTCGTTGTCGCGGCGCGGGCAAGATCGTTCGCAACCCGTGTCGTTCCTGTCACGGTAGCGGTTATGTGGAAGAGCAGAAGACGCTTTCCGTTAAAGTGCCTGCCGGTGTGGACACTGGCGATCGTATTCGCTTATCCGGCGAAGGCGAGCCGGGCGTAAACGGCGGTCCTCCTGGGGACTTGTATGTGCAGGTCGCTGTGCGTGAGCATAAGATATTCACGCGAGACGGACGTAATCTCTATTGCGAAGTGCCAATTTCCTTCGTCGATGCGGCATTGGGCGGAGAGCTTGAAGTGCCCACGCTAGATGGCCGGGTGAAGCTGAAGATTCCAGAGGAAACGCAAACCGGCAGACTGTTTCGTCTGCGCGGGAAGGGGGTGACGCCGGTTCGTGGCGGCGCGCCTGGAGATTTGTTGTGTCGGGTGGTGGTGGAAACACCTGTTAACCTGACCAAAAAGCAGAAGGATCTACTGCGAGAGTTTCAAACCTCAATGGAGGAGAGTGGCGGACAGCAAGCGCCAAAAAAGCATAGCTGGTTTGAAGGCGTTAAAAGCTTTTTCGACGATATGAAGTTCTAACAGTCTGCATGCGCAACTAAAAACCGGCGAACGCCGGTTTTTTTGTATTGGTGGTGCGGTGATGCAAGATCTGTAACAGTAATATTCCAGAGAAAACTAAGGAATAAGCATGACCAGAATAGCGATAGTGGGCGCTTCCGGGCGCATGGGTAAAGTGTTGGTTGAGGCGGTCTGCGATAATCCGGACGCTTCTTTGGGGGCGGCTTCGGTTCGAGTTGGCAGTTCCCTTGTTGGCGCTGATGCGGGAGAAATTGCGGGCTTGGGAAAAAAGGGCGTGGCCTGTGTTGACGACTTGGCGCAAGTGATGGACGACTTCGATGTCATTATCGATTTTACTTCGCCGGAAACCACGCTTGAATTACTGGCGCTTTGTCGCAAGGAAGGGAAGGCGATAGTGATTGGCACGACGGGGTTCAGTGATCAGCAGAAGACCCTGTTGGCGGAAGCGGCGCAAGACTGTCCTGTGGTATTTGCTCCTAATATGAGCGTGGGCGTGAATTTACTGCTGAATATTCTGGCGTTGACAGCTAAAACGCTTGGCGATGATTACGATGTGGAGGTGATCGAAGCGCACCACCGTTTTAAAAAGGATGCGCCGTCAGGTACTGCGTTGAGGTTGGGAGAAGTTGTGGCTGAGGCCATGGGGCGCAACTTGAATGAATGCGCAGTCTATGGCCGTGAAGGCATTACTGGAGAGCGGGATAAAAAGACCATTGGCTTTGAGACGATTCGTGCAGGGGACATCGTTGGCGAGCATACGGTGATGTTTGCGACGATGGGGGAGCGAATAGAGATAACCCACAAGGCCAGCAGCCGAATGACCTTCGCAAAAGGCGCTGTCAAAGCTGCGTTGTGGTTACATGGCGTTGCTCCAGGGCTGTACGACATGCAGGACGTGCTAGGGCTGAAATAGAGCGCCCGTCGGACTTCGTTGTAAGGTATAAACAATATATGTGTATGCGAACTGGGCTTGGGTGTTTTGGGTCTGAAGAAAGTAAAGCGCGAAAGGAATTGGGGAAATAAATAGACAGCCTAAGTCAAATCCACTAGAATATTGGGGTTTGTGCGCAAGTTGCCCTTACACATCGGATATCACTAAAAAAGCGGGACGGAGTTTAAATCTCCCTCTCGCTTTTTTGCAAGTTGAGTCCACCTTCATAAGTGTTTGATTAGACGTTTTCAACTGGCGAGCTATGGAATTGACTACACCCGCAATACTAGCACTTGAAGACGGAAGCATATTTCATGGGATCTCTATCGGCGCAGCCGGCGAAACCACCGGCGAAGTGGTTTTCAATACTGCGATGACCGGATACCAGGAAATTCTTACCGATCCTTCCTACGCAAAACAAATTGTCACTCTCACATACCCCCACATAGGCAACACCGGAACCAACGAAGAAGATGTCGAATCAGATCAAGTCTGGGCGGCAGGTCTGGTGATCCGCGACCTTTCCATGACAGTCAGTAATTGGCGCAGCCAAAAGAGTTTGTCGGACTATCTCCGGGAAAACGGCATTGTCGCTATCGCTGACATAGATACCCGTCGCCTGACCCGCATCTTAAGGGAAAAAGGCGCACAGAACGGATGCATCATGGCGGGCGAAGACGCTTCCGCGGAAGCTGCGCTGGCCGCGGCTAAAGCATTTCCAGGCCTTAAAGGAATGGATCTCGCCAAAGAGGTGACTCGTACGGATGTCCTGAATTGGACCGAGTCGACTTGGGTGCTTGGAGAAGGGTATCAGACTCTTGGAGATGCCGAATTTCATGTTGTCGCTTACGACTTTGGCGTAAAAAAGAACATATTGCGCATGCTCGCTGAGCGTGGCTGCCGCGTAACAGTGGTGCCGGCGAAAACGCCTGCGAAGGATGTTCTGGCGATGTCTCCAGATGGCGTGTTCCTATCTAATGGCCCTGGTGATCCTGAGCCTTGTGATTACGCAATAGAGGCTATTGCTGAAGTTTTAAAGTCCCAGACTCCTGTCTTTGGTATTTGTTTGGGACACCAGTTGCTGGCGTTGGCCAGTGGCGCGCGCACAGAGAAAATGAAGTTTGGGCACCACGGCGCCAACCATCCGGTGCAGGACTTACGCACAGGGCAAGTGATGATCACTAGCCAAAACCATGGCTTTGCGGTGGATGAGTCCTCGCTGCCCGCCAATCTTGAGGCTACGCATAAGTCTCTGTTTGACGGCTCATTGCAAGGGATTCGACGCACTGACGTCGCCGCCTTCAGTTTTCAGGGGCACCCTGAAGCGAGCCCGGGCCCGCACGATGTGGCTCCCTTATTTGACCAGTTCATTGACTTTATGCGGGAAGTCAAATACCGATCAGTCTAATACTCGGATTTCAGCGTCGGCGCCCGACGGCGCCGCGTCTGAACCGAAACAGGCGTAATTCTGGGTGATGTCGGCGGCCTGCGGGGCGTCGCAAGATTCGAGCGAGTAGAAGAGCACACATGCCAAAACGTACAGACATCAATAGTATCCTGATTATTGGGGCCGGTCCTATCGTTATCGGACAAGCCTGTGAATTTGACTATTCCGGGGCGCAGGCGTGTAAAGCACTGAGAGAAGAGGGATACCGCGTTATCCTGGTGAACTCTAACCCCGCCACCATCATGACTGATCCGGCCATGGCCGACGCCACTTACATCGAGCCGATTAACTGGCGCACCGTCGCAAAAATCATAGAAAAAGAGCGTCCTGACGCCCTGTTGCCAACCATGGGTGGGCAAACTGCTTTGAACTGTGCGCTGGACTTGGCTCGCGAAGGTGTTCTTGAACAGTATGGCGTAGAGATGATAGGCGCCACGCAGGACGCGATTGACAAAGCAGAGGACCGTGAGCGGTTCGACAAGGCGATGAAAGCCATTGGTTTGGCAACCCCTCGTTCCGCCATTGCGCATAGCATGGAAGAGGCTTTGCAAGTGCTGGATCAGATCGGCTTTCCTGCGATTATCCGCCCCTCCTTCACTATGGGTGGCTCCGGTGGCGGTATCGCTTATAACAAAGAAGAGTTTATTGAGATTTGCGAGCGAGGATTGGAGTTGTCGCCGACTCGTGAGCTGCTGATCGATGAATCGTTGATCGGCTGGAAAGAGTACGAGATGGAGGTTGTTCGCGATAAAAAGGACAACTGTATCATTATCTGCGCAATAGAAAACTTTGACGCTATGGGCGTTCACACCGGCGACTCTATTACTGTCGCGCCAGCGCAGACGCTGACAGACAAAGAGTATCAAATCATGCGTAATGCGTCGGTGGCGGTGCTGCGTGAAATCGGTGTTGAGACTGGCGGTTCTAACGTACAGTTTGGTATGGACCCAGAGACTGGCCGCATGGTGGTGATTGAAATGAATCCCCGTGTGTCCCGCTCTTCTGCATTGGCGTCCAAGGCTACTGGCTTTCCTATTGCAAAAGTAGCGGCGAAGCTGGCTATCGGATATACGCTGGATGAGTTGAGCAACGACATTACGGGCGGCGTCACCCCTGCTTCTTTCGAGCCTAGTATCGACTATGTTGTCACCAAGGTGCCGCGTTTCACGTTTGAAAAATTTCCGCAAGCCAATGCGACGCTGACTACGCAAATGAAGTCCGTTGGCGAGGTTATGGCGATTGGTCGTAACTTCCAAGAGTCTCTCCATAAAGCGCTGCGTGGATTGGAAGTAGGTTCGGCTGGCTTTGAGCCCAAAGTCGATCTTAGTTCTGAAGATGCGAGTGACGTTTTGACTCGCGGCTTGAAAGTGCCTGGCGCGGAACGGATATGGTTTATTGGCGATGCGTTCCGAGCGGGAATGAGTGTCAAGGAAGTGTACGAGCACACCAAGGTTGACCCTTGGTATCTGGTGCAGATCGAAGACTTGATCAAGGACGAAGTGACGCTGAGTAACATGGCGCTGTCAGACCTGACTGCTGATCGTTTGCGCCGCCTGAAGCGTAAAGGTTTCTCTGACCAGCGTCTTGCCGAGCTACTGGGCATCAACGAAAAAGCGTTGCGTAAGCAGCGTCTGGAATACGGCATCAAGCCGGTATTCAAACGTGTGGATACCTGTGCGGCGGAGTTCGCTTCCTCGACGGCTTACATGTATTCCTCCTATGACGAAGAGTGTGAGGCGCAGCCGAGCGACCGTGAGAAAATTATCGTAATTGGTGGTGGTCCTAACAGAATTGGCCAGGGGATTGAGTTCGATTATTGTTGCGTTCACGCCGCCTTTGCTTTGCGCGATGATGGTTACGAAACCATTATGATCAACTGTAATCCTGAGACCGTTTCAACGGATTACGACACTTCCGACAGGCTCTACTTCGAGCCTATTACCTTGGAAGACGTTCTTGCAATTGTTCACCTGGAAAAACCGCGCGGCGTAATCGTTCACTACGGAGGTCAGACTCCACTTAAGTTGGCGCGGGGGCTGGAAGAAGCAGGCGTGCCAATTATTGGAACAACTCCTGACGCCATTGACCGTGCGGAAGACCGTGAGCGGTTCCAGCAGATGGTCGTTCGGTTGGGATTGCGTCAGCCGCCGAATGCGACGGCTCGCAGTCAGGAAGAAGCGCTGAGCAAAGCGAAGGAAATTGGTTATCCATTGGTTGTTCGCCCTTCTTATGTTTTGGGCGGTCGCGCGATGGAAATCGTCTACGACGAAGTGGAGCTGCAGCGCTACATGCGTGATGCGGTGCGAGTCTCCAATGATAGTCCCGTATTGCTGGATCACTTCTTAAACGCGGCGATTGAGGTCGATATCGATGCAGTTTCCGATGGCGAAAAAGTGGTGATCGGCGCCATTATGCAGCACATTGAGCAGGCGGGAGTCCACTCTGGTGATTCGGCTTGCTCGCTGCCTCCTTATAGTCTGCCTGCGGACGTTCAGGACAAAATGCGCGAAACAGTCATTAAAATGGCTCTTGAGTTGCAGGTAGTCGGCTTGATGAACGTGCAGTTGGCCTATCAGGATGGCGAAATATATGTGATAGAAGTAAACCCCAGGGCCTCTCGTACTGTTCCATTCGTTTCCAAAGCGATTGGCGTGTCGCTGGCAAAAGTGGCGGCGTTGTGTATGGCGGGCAAGTCTCTTGAGGCGCAGGGCTTTACCAAGGAAATTATTCCTGGCTTCTATAATGTTAAAGAGTCTGTGTTCCCGTTTAATAAGTTCCCGGGCGTAGATCCGATACTTGGCCCGGAAATGAAGTCCACAGGCGAAGTCATGGGCGTCGGCAAAAGCTTTGATGAGGCCTTTGCGAAGGCGGCGGCGGCGGGCGGAGACTTTTTGCCGACAGGCGGAACTGTATTTCTGAGCGTCAGGGATGCGGATAAAGCCGGTGCGGTGTCTTTAGCTGAGGAGTTAAATGCTGTAGGCTTCGAGATTATGGCGACTGCGGGGACTGCAAAAGCGATCGAAGAAGCGGGCATTCCCGTAAAACGGATCAATAAAGTGCGAGAAGGCAGACCTCATATCGTAGACGCCATAAAAAATGAAGAAGTAGATTTGATTATCAATACTACGGAAGGCCGGAAGGCGATTGCGGATTCTGCGGAAATCCGTAAGTCGGCCCTACAATACAAGGTGACCTATACCACCACCCTGACGGGAGGTGAGGCATTCTGCCGCGCAATCAAGGTTGGGCAGGATCACGCTGTGAATCGTCTTCAGGATATTCATGCAACCATTCAAGGCGACAAATGAGCAAAATACCTATGACAAAAGCAGGGGAGCAAGCCCTGCGTGAAGAGTTGAATCGTCTGAAGACTGTGGATCGGCCGCGAGTAATCACGGCCATCGCGGAAGCCAGAGAGCACGGAGACTTAAAAGAGAACGCCGAATATCACGCTGCGCGTGAACAGCAGAGCTTTATCGAGGGCCGCATTGCGGAAATTGAAAGTAAGCTGTCCATGTCTCAGATTATTGACCTTACCTCTATTGAGAATACGGGTAAGGTCATTTTTGGCGTAACCGTGAATATCATCAATCTGGATACAGACGACGTCAGCTCTTATCAGATCGTGGGTGATGATGAGGCGGATATTAAGAAGGGCAAAATTTCAGTGTCTTCGCCGATTGCGCGCGCATTGATTGGAAAAACTGTTGGCGACGTAGTCGTTGTGCAGGTGCCGAGCGGTATGGTTGAGTATGAAATTGATGGCGTGCAGCACCTGTAATCAGGGCGGCGCGTAAATAAAAAGCCGGCGTCAGCCGGCTTTTTTAATTTATTTACCTGCGCCGGATTGATGACGCAAAAGGTTGGAAAGCTTCGGGTTGGGCCTGGGGTTTTTGCGAAGCAAAATCGCGGTGCGCCCAATCACTTGAACTAATTCTGAGCGAGACATCTCGCAAAGCTCTTTGATAACCCCGGCTCTTTCTTCCTTTTCGCCGACAGCAATTTTAATTTTTATCAGCTCGTGGTCGTTCAGTGCGCGCTCAAGCTCACTGATAACGCCTTCGGTAATGCCCGCGCCGGCGATAGTGACGATCGGCTTCAAGTGGTGTGCGATAGCGCGGTACTGTTTGCGTTGCTCTATGGGTAGAGTCATGTCTGTGTGGAAACCTTCTTGCGTATGAAAAACGTGTATAGTAGCGCACTATGGCGCACTTTCTGAACAAAAAAACACAGTATCAGCAAATGTGCCTATACTAAAATAATCGTGTCAGAGGCAATAAAGTGGGACGTTCTAAATCCAGCTCTCGGTGGCTGAATGAGCATCATAGCGATGTCTATGTTAAAAAATCCAAAGAGGACGGATTTCGCTCAAGAGCCAGCTACAAATTGATTGAGCTCGACCGTCAAGACAAATTATTGAGGCCGGGAATGACGGTGATAGATCTCGGTGCGGCGCCGGGCGGCTGGTCTCAGGTCGTCGCTGACGTGGTGGGAGACCAGGGAAAAGTTGTTGCATGCGATTTGTTGTCAATGGACAGTATTGCTGGCGTGACGTTTTTCCAGGGCGACTTCACAGAGGATGAAATGCTGGATGCGATCCTTAACGAAGTAAACAGTCGGCCTGTTGACCTTGTAATTTCCGATATGGCCCCCAATATGAGTGGGATGAAATCGGTTGATATACCAAAAGCGATGTATCTGGTTGAATTAGCGCTTGATTTGGCGTGTCGCGTCCTTAAGAAGAATGGATGCTTTGTCGCCAAGGTCTTCCAGGGGGAAGGCTTCGATCAGATTTTGCAGGAGTCCAGGGGCAGGTTTAGTAGCGTAAATATACGCAAACCTGACGCGTCCCGTGCTCGGTCACGTGAGATTTACCTAGTTGCCAAAGGGTTTCGAGGATAAACTTTCGTTATCGCCCTGTTTAGTAAAATTAATGTAAATAGCGGCGATAATGGACATATAGTATGGTTTGGTGTTATCTAAACCCTGCGAATGCATTGAACCGAGCGACAAATCATTATTCGAGTCTGTAAGAAAAGAGGGATGGCCCTTGAACGATATGGCTAAAAATTTATTACTTTGGTTGATTATCGCAGCAGTGCTGCTGACGGTATTTAACAATTTCAATGTCCCCTCGTCCGCCCAAAAGCTCAATTACTCTGAATTTTTACAGATGGTCAATAATGGCCAGGTGAAAAAGGTAGTCATAGACGGTGTGGCGATTGACGGGGAGAGACAAGACGGGTCCAGGTTCTCGACCATCCGCCCTGAAATTCCTGATCTGGGTTTAATTGGCGATCTCATGAAAAATGAGGTGGTTGTTGAGGGGCGCGAGCCAGAAACTCAGAGTATCTGGACGCAGCTACTAGTCGCCTCATTCCCGATATTGGTCATTATTGCTGTCTTTATGTTCTTCATGCGGCAAATGCAAGGAGGGGCTGGCGGCAAGGGGCCGATGTCATTTGGCAAGAGCAAAGCCCGACTGATGGGCGAGGATCAGATTAAGACGACCTTTGCTGATGTGGCGGGTGTCGATGAAGCTAAGGAAGAAGTTAAAGAAATCGTGGACTTCTTGCGTGATCCCAGCAAGTTCCAGCGTTTGGGGGGGAGAATTCCTCGCGGCGTGTTGATGGTAGGTAATCCCGGTACTGGTAAGACCCTGCTGGCCAAAGCTATCGCAGGTGAAGCTAAGGTTCCTTTCTTCTCTATCTCTGGTTCGGATTTTGTAGAGATGTTCGTTGGTGTTGGCGCCTCGCGTGTTAGAGATATGTTCGATCAGGCCAAGAAGCAGGCTCCTTGCATTATCTTTATTGACGAGATTGACGCAGTTGGTCGCCATCGTGGCGCAGGTTTAGGCGGCGGTCACGATGAGCGTGAACAGACGTTAAACCAGTTATTGGTTGAAATGGACGGGTTTGAGGGCAATGAAGGCGTTATTGTGATCGCTGCGACCAACCGTCCTGATGTTCTTGATCCTGCGTTGTTGCGCCCTGGTCGTTTTGATCGACAAGTGGTTGTGGGACTGCCTGATATTATGGGGCGTGAACAGATTTTGAAGGTGCATTTGCGAAAAGTGCCGCTAGAAGATGATGTCAACGCCTCTGTTATCGCAAGAGGCACACCGGGCTTCTCAGGGGCTGATCTCGCCAACTTGGTGAATGAGGCGGCTCTGTTTTCTGCGCGTGCGAATAAACGTACAGTTGGTATGCATGAAATGGAGTTGGCAAAAGACAAAATCATGATGGGCACGGAGCGCAAATCAATGGTTATGTCGGAGAAAGAGAAGCGTAACACTGCCTACCATGAAGCGGGCCATGCCATTGTTGGCAGGTTGGTGCCTGAACATGATCCTGTTTACAAAGTGAGTATCATTCCGCGTGGTCGAGCACTGGGTGTGACGATGTACTTGCCTGAAGAGGATCGATATAGCTATAGCAGACAGTACTTGATCAGTAGAATTTGCAGCTTGTTTGGTGGGCGTATTGCGGAAGAACTGACATTGGGGGTTGATGGGGTAACGACAGGAGCCTCCGACGATATTAAGCGCGCGACGGGTCTGGCGCGAAGTATGGTTACCAAGTGGGGATTATCTGAAAAGCTTGGACCTCTTTTGTATGATGATGACAATGAGGAAGTCTTCCTCGGTCGATCTGCTGGTCATGCGCAGAAAGTATACTCTCCAGAGACGGCGCAGCGGATTGATGATGAGGTAAGGACAGTGATTGATGACTGTTATGAGCACTCGCGTAAGTTGCTAGTCGAGAACATGAGTAAACTGCATATGATGGCGGACGCATTGATGAAATACGAGACCATTGATGCGGAACAGATAGACGCCATTATGGCAGGGCAAGAGCCGCGGCCTCCGAAAGGCTGGGGTGACTCTAATCCGCCCAGTGGCGCACAGCCTGTAAAAGATGTCGAGGCGAATGCAAATCCCCCGAAAGGCGGTGAGATCGGTGGAGCGGCCGGATCTCATTAATTTCAATAAGCA
Coding sequences within:
- the ftsH gene encoding ATP-dependent zinc metalloprotease FtsH; translated protein: MAKNLLLWLIIAAVLLTVFNNFNVPSSAQKLNYSEFLQMVNNGQVKKVVIDGVAIDGERQDGSRFSTIRPEIPDLGLIGDLMKNEVVVEGREPETQSIWTQLLVASFPILVIIAVFMFFMRQMQGGAGGKGPMSFGKSKARLMGEDQIKTTFADVAGVDEAKEEVKEIVDFLRDPSKFQRLGGRIPRGVLMVGNPGTGKTLLAKAIAGEAKVPFFSISGSDFVEMFVGVGASRVRDMFDQAKKQAPCIIFIDEIDAVGRHRGAGLGGGHDEREQTLNQLLVEMDGFEGNEGVIVIAATNRPDVLDPALLRPGRFDRQVVVGLPDIMGREQILKVHLRKVPLEDDVNASVIARGTPGFSGADLANLVNEAALFSARANKRTVGMHEMELAKDKIMMGTERKSMVMSEKEKRNTAYHEAGHAIVGRLVPEHDPVYKVSIIPRGRALGVTMYLPEEDRYSYSRQYLISRICSLFGGRIAEELTLGVDGVTTGASDDIKRATGLARSMVTKWGLSEKLGPLLYDDDNEEVFLGRSAGHAQKVYSPETAQRIDDEVRTVIDDCYEHSRKLLVENMSKLHMMADALMKYETIDAEQIDAIMAGQEPRPPKGWGDSNPPSGAQPVKDVEANANPPKGGEIGGAAGSH